One window of the Archangium primigenium genome contains the following:
- a CDS encoding DEAD/DEAH box helicase — MSSPEEGPFSTRGELERWAEAHQVRHALAVSAPLLLTELPLNEARLKGLQYALSGLAVRDVGSREGAVRHVGARGAGLETALAEAAWAFLRQEADSVARGLVEEAARRESHPDAALAPLWSRLLGLRRALRPLAAPRSRAWRAACAWDFDMTACAFKWKERERVVRAGPDYGTVGVSARLTFTPDGEDKVECSCLTRQKGCVHVLALVDTVLDLLDDGARAPEARRIAGEILRPAWARALQELEWLEAEADKPRVGIEVWWCIAHELGALTVSPLVKKQTRRGTWSSGMRMTAARLLEEHRELLGEADLRIAEHLASWAPASRAAGTYPARAFLALVGHPRAALELRPDTPLEVKRVRLGFNALETEEHIQLEPSLDGERFNPKTLAALLRAFAPGEPLFTVEEHRDRCLLIDVGDEARRLWSVLDKHGDRFPPESHGVLLERLSRLEARLPLSVPSTLKGREFLTETGPVVRLRLLPDVSLELELLVRPGPGAPLYTPGVGPRDVLLARDGQRGYVRRQLLKEEALAREALRPLPLSTAEEGPPFHFRLADTEEALRLVATLRTPPEGLEVEWLDAKPTVVSSGGLEALKVQVERKRDWFGVLGELKVETSRIELAVLLDAARRQKRFVRLDEHRWVELSDALRQRLLAVSDHAFLGKNRVELSPGAVPALRALEDAGAEVEAAPAWRLLTERLAASLSLKPKPPAGLTATLRDYQVEGHAWLSRVAAWGAGACLADDMGLGKTVQAIALLVDRARLGPALVLAPTSVSLNWVEELRRFAPGLRPVLYADQADRAACLQKLKGKDVLIVSYGLLVRDAAALGAVAFATLVADEAQALKNPNTRRARAARQLTAGFRVALSGTPLENHLGELWSLFSIVFPGLLGSWEQFRERFASPIERGKHPEASAALARVISPFLLRRTKREVARELPSRTEIQVPVALSEEEWTLYEDARLAAVAEVSEQGKGVRDEQQRFQVLAALTRLRLLASHPRLHDPESAVASSKMRRLLELLEELRSEGHRALVFSQFTSHLALVREELERGGFSFQYLDGSTPAGARAQRIQAFQEGAGDVFLISLKAGGTGINLTAADYIIHLDPWWNPAVEDQATDRAHRIGQTRPVTVYRLIARGTIEEKILSLHTDKRALVAGVLEGTDVAARLTTKDLLALLAAGEAPRDARDEDAEPLTRTVH, encoded by the coding sequence ATGTCGTCCCCTGAAGAAGGACCGTTCTCGACGCGCGGCGAGCTGGAGCGCTGGGCCGAGGCCCACCAGGTCCGCCACGCCCTCGCGGTCTCCGCCCCCCTGCTCCTCACGGAGCTGCCCCTCAACGAGGCGCGGCTCAAGGGCCTGCAGTATGCCCTGAGCGGACTGGCGGTGCGGGACGTGGGCTCGCGCGAGGGGGCCGTGCGGCACGTGGGGGCCCGGGGCGCGGGCCTGGAGACGGCGCTCGCCGAGGCGGCCTGGGCCTTCCTGCGCCAGGAGGCCGACTCCGTCGCGCGGGGCCTCGTCGAGGAGGCGGCTCGCCGGGAGTCCCATCCGGACGCCGCGCTCGCGCCCTTGTGGAGCCGGCTGCTCGGGCTGCGCCGCGCGCTGCGGCCCCTGGCGGCGCCCCGCTCGCGGGCCTGGCGGGCCGCCTGTGCGTGGGACTTCGACATGACGGCCTGCGCCTTCAAGTGGAAGGAGCGCGAGCGCGTGGTGCGCGCCGGTCCGGACTACGGCACCGTGGGCGTCTCGGCGCGGCTGACGTTCACCCCGGACGGCGAGGACAAGGTCGAGTGCAGCTGCCTCACCCGGCAGAAGGGCTGCGTGCATGTCCTCGCGCTCGTGGACACGGTGTTGGACTTGCTCGACGACGGCGCCCGCGCCCCCGAGGCCCGGCGGATCGCCGGGGAGATCCTCCGCCCCGCGTGGGCCCGGGCGCTCCAGGAGCTGGAGTGGCTGGAGGCCGAGGCGGACAAGCCCCGGGTGGGCATCGAGGTGTGGTGGTGCATCGCGCACGAGCTGGGCGCGCTGACGGTCTCCCCGCTCGTGAAGAAGCAGACGCGCCGGGGCACGTGGAGCTCGGGCATGCGGATGACCGCGGCGCGGCTGCTCGAGGAGCACCGCGAGCTGCTCGGCGAGGCGGATCTGCGCATCGCCGAGCACCTGGCCTCGTGGGCACCGGCCTCCCGCGCCGCGGGCACCTATCCCGCGCGGGCCTTCCTGGCGCTGGTGGGCCACCCCCGCGCCGCGCTGGAGTTGCGCCCCGACACGCCCCTGGAGGTCAAGCGCGTGCGGCTGGGCTTCAACGCCCTGGAGACGGAGGAGCACATCCAGCTGGAGCCCTCCCTGGACGGCGAGCGCTTCAACCCCAAGACGCTCGCGGCCCTGCTGCGCGCGTTCGCGCCGGGCGAGCCCCTGTTCACCGTGGAGGAGCACCGCGACCGCTGCCTGCTCATCGACGTGGGCGACGAGGCGCGGCGGCTGTGGAGCGTGCTCGACAAGCACGGGGACCGCTTTCCCCCGGAGAGCCACGGCGTGCTGCTCGAGCGGCTGTCCCGGCTGGAGGCGCGGCTGCCCTTGTCCGTGCCCTCCACGCTCAAGGGCCGCGAGTTCCTCACGGAGACGGGGCCCGTGGTGCGCCTGCGCCTGTTGCCCGACGTGTCCCTGGAGCTGGAATTGCTCGTGCGGCCGGGGCCGGGGGCGCCGCTGTACACCCCGGGGGTGGGCCCGCGGGACGTGCTGCTCGCGCGGGACGGCCAGCGCGGGTACGTGCGCCGCCAGTTGCTCAAGGAGGAGGCCCTGGCCCGCGAGGCCCTGCGCCCCCTGCCCCTGTCCACCGCCGAGGAAGGGCCCCCCTTCCACTTCCGGCTCGCGGACACGGAGGAGGCGCTGCGGCTCGTCGCCACGCTGCGCACGCCCCCCGAGGGCCTGGAGGTGGAGTGGCTCGACGCGAAGCCCACCGTCGTGTCGTCCGGCGGCCTCGAGGCGCTCAAGGTGCAGGTGGAGCGCAAGCGCGACTGGTTCGGCGTCCTGGGCGAGCTCAAGGTCGAGACGAGCCGGATTGAGTTGGCGGTGCTGCTGGACGCGGCCCGGCGGCAGAAGCGCTTCGTGCGCCTGGACGAGCACCGGTGGGTGGAGCTGAGCGACGCGCTGCGGCAGCGGCTGCTGGCGGTGTCGGATCACGCCTTCCTGGGAAAGAACCGCGTGGAGCTGTCACCGGGCGCCGTCCCGGCCCTGCGCGCGCTGGAGGACGCCGGGGCCGAGGTGGAGGCCGCGCCCGCGTGGCGGCTGCTGACGGAGCGCCTGGCCGCGTCGCTGTCGCTCAAGCCCAAGCCCCCCGCCGGGCTCACCGCCACCCTGCGCGACTACCAGGTGGAGGGCCATGCCTGGCTCAGCCGGGTGGCGGCCTGGGGCGCGGGCGCGTGCCTCGCGGACGACATGGGCCTGGGCAAGACGGTGCAGGCCATCGCCCTGCTGGTGGATCGCGCGCGGTTGGGCCCGGCGCTCGTGCTCGCGCCCACGTCGGTCTCCCTCAACTGGGTGGAGGAGCTGCGGCGCTTCGCCCCGGGGCTGCGGCCCGTGCTCTACGCGGACCAGGCGGATCGCGCCGCGTGCCTCCAGAAGCTCAAGGGCAAGGACGTGCTCATCGTGAGCTATGGCCTGCTGGTGCGCGACGCGGCGGCGCTCGGCGCGGTGGCCTTCGCCACGCTCGTGGCGGACGAGGCCCAGGCGCTCAAGAACCCCAACACCCGCCGGGCCCGGGCCGCGCGGCAGCTCACCGCGGGCTTCCGGGTGGCGCTGTCGGGCACGCCGCTGGAGAACCACCTGGGCGAGCTGTGGAGCCTCTTCTCCATCGTCTTCCCGGGCCTGCTTGGCAGTTGGGAGCAGTTCCGCGAGCGCTTCGCCAGCCCCATCGAGCGCGGCAAGCACCCCGAGGCGAGCGCGGCCCTGGCGCGTGTCATCAGTCCGTTCCTGTTGCGGCGCACCAAGCGCGAGGTGGCCCGCGAGCTGCCCTCGCGCACGGAGATCCAGGTCCCGGTGGCGCTCTCCGAGGAGGAGTGGACGCTCTACGAGGACGCGCGGCTGGCGGCGGTGGCGGAGGTGAGCGAGCAGGGCAAGGGCGTGCGGGACGAGCAGCAGCGCTTCCAGGTGCTCGCGGCGCTCACCCGGCTGCGGCTGCTCGCCTCGCACCCGCGGCTGCATGATCCGGAGTCCGCCGTGGCCTCGTCCAAGATGCGGCGCCTGCTGGAGCTCCTGGAGGAGCTGCGCAGCGAGGGCCACCGGGCGCTGGTGTTCAGCCAGTTCACCTCGCACCTGGCGCTGGTGCGCGAGGAGTTGGAGCGCGGGGGCTTCAGCTTCCAGTACCTGGATGGCTCGACCCCGGCGGGCGCGCGCGCCCAGCGCATCCAGGCCTTCCAGGAGGGGGCGGGGGACGTGTTCCTCATCTCGCTCAAGGCGGGCGGCACGGGCATCAACCTCACCGCGGCCGACTACATCATCCACCTGGATCCCTGGTGGAACCCGGCCGTGGAGGATCAGGCGACGGACCGCGCCCACCGCATCGGCCAGACCCGACCGGTGACGGTGTACCGGCTCATCGCCCGGGGGACGATCGAGGAGAAGATCCTCTCGCTGCACACGGACAAGCGCGCGCTGGTGGCCGGCGTGCTGGAGGGCACGGACGTGGCCGCGCGGCTCACGACGAAGGATCTGCTCGCCCTGCTCGCCGCCGGAGAAGCCCCGCGCGACGCCCGGGACGAGGACGCCGAGCCGCTCACACGCACGGTGCATTGA